In the Patescibacteria group bacterium genome, ATCCACCATACTACGTCCAACCAGCGCTACTTTGCGTCCGGTTTTGGCCGAAGCGTTTAGCACTTGCTGAATACGTGAGATAAGCGAGGCAAACATTGCTACCATAATGCGCCCGTTGGTGTGATTTTCAAAAATATCTACCAAGTTTTTTTCGATTTCGCGTTCGGAAATTGAGTGACCTTGTTTATCAATGTTAGTCGATTCCGAAAACAACGCCAACGGCTGAGTAGCCGATAGTTGAGCGATACGACGCAAGTCGGTTGGTCGCCCGTCGGATGGAGTATGATCTAACTTCCAGTCGGTACAGTACATTAACATACCTTCTGGGGTAAAGACCGCTAGACCCATTGCGTCTGGAATAGAGTGCGCCAAGCGGAATGATTCCACTTTGAACACGCCGAATTGCAACACGTCAACGCCAATTTGAATAACGTTAACCGCCACTTTACCAACCAAACCAAACTCTTCCAGTCGTTTTTCCACTAGTTTTGCGGTTAGAGGTGAGGTAAATATCGGCGGATTACCCAGTTTGCCAATCAAATAAGGCACGGCACCAATGTGATCCAAGTGACCGTGAGTAATTACTACGCCGCGAATTTTATCTTTGCGTTCTTCTAAGTACGAGACATCCGGGATGACATAGTCGATACCCAACATCGCCTCGTCTGGGAACATCAAACCCATATCAATAATCATGATGTCATTACCATATTCGATGGCGGTCATATTTTTACCGATTTCTTCCACACCACCCAACGGGATAACGCGCAATTTTGGTGTGGCGGTCTGGCTGGACATTGGCTGAGTTGGAACTGCAGCGTGTCCGCTATCGCCGTTATGAATTAAAGCTTTACCGGTAAAGAAGTCATCGATGCTTTTTTTCTCACGTCGGTTACGCGTATTTCGACGGGCAGGACGACTGGTTCTGGTGTCATCAGCTTTATGAGCCGGTGTTTGAGTTGGGCGGGTTGTAGTTGGACGTTGAATGTTAGTTCTTTCTGGAGCACGATACTCCGAAACCGGCTGCCGCGAAATTGCTGCAACCATGTCTGTGGCTGGCTTTGGCATCTGGCCATTACCGCCTTTGGTTAAATTTGATAATACTGATTCCGCTGACGGAAATTTTGAGGCCGGTTTTTGGGCTTCCTCGGATTGGCGTTTGATTCTTTCGATATCAAATGCCGGCTGGCTACCTTGTGCAGCCATAGGTTGATTGTTGTTTGGTGTTTCTTCCACCATGTTCCTTTCTGTATTGAAACAAATAGTTCGTTTCAAAATTGTTATTTTTTGTCGATTAATTGATCGATTTTTTTAATTATTGCTGGGATGCGGCCAAAATCGTCCATTAGCGTCTGGCGCAAACCACCGTTATGCAGCGCCGCAGCCGGATGATAAAGGGGTAAAATGTATAAATCGCCACGATGCTTGGGTTGGCCATGAACTTCGGATATCTTAAAACCGGGTAAAAAATAGTTCATTGAATGCCTGCCTAAACAGACGATTAACTTTGGATTGATAAATTTGATTTGTGCTTCTAAATAGGGCAAACATGCCGCTTTTTCTTCGTCTTCCGGATCACGATTTTCCGGTGGACGGCATTTGACAATGTTGGTAATAAAAACTTGGGTGCGATCTAAATTGATACTGTTAAGCATTTCGTCTAAAAATTTGCCGGCGTTTC is a window encoding:
- a CDS encoding uracil-DNA glycosylase yields the protein MPDVLGFNDLSDVANQVRVCERCPLHRTRLNSVPGEGNPQSEILFVGEGPGFNEDKLGRPFVGNAGKFLDEMLNSINLDRTQVFITNIVKCRPPENRDPEDEEKAACLPYLEAQIKFINPKLIVCLGRHSMNYFLPGFKISEVHGQPKHRGDLYILPLYHPAAALHNGGLRQTLMDDFGRIPAIIKKIDQLIDKK
- a CDS encoding ribonuclease J gives rise to the protein MAAQGSQPAFDIERIKRQSEEAQKPASKFPSAESVLSNLTKGGNGQMPKPATDMVAAISRQPVSEYRAPERTNIQRPTTTRPTQTPAHKADDTRTSRPARRNTRNRREKKSIDDFFTGKALIHNGDSGHAAVPTQPMSSQTATPKLRVIPLGGVEEIGKNMTAIEYGNDIMIIDMGLMFPDEAMLGIDYVIPDVSYLEERKDKIRGVVITHGHLDHIGAVPYLIGKLGNPPIFTSPLTAKLVEKRLEEFGLVGKVAVNVIQIGVDVLQFGVFKVESFRLAHSIPDAMGLAVFTPEGMLMYCTDWKLDHTPSDGRPTDLRRIAQLSATQPLALFSESTNIDKQGHSISEREIEKNLVDIFENHTNGRIMVAMFASLISRIQQVLNASAKTGRKVALVGRSMVDNVDAALSIDAIKLPADTLIDIRDIGKYPDDKICIISTGAQGEEMSGLYRISTGEHRQVRVKKGDTIVLATSPIPGNEKSISSVMDNLLRQGAKVIYNKMIDIHSSGHAYQEDLKLMLSLVQPKHLVPIHGERHKLVMHGQLGQSLGIPAENVLICDNGQVLEFSGGVGRVSEERVPAGYVMVDGLGIGDVGNIVLRDRRVMAEDGIFVVIVTLDHNTGKMVTSPDIISRGFIYMRENEDLVHAARAEVKKHFSRHTETRALDANLFKNDIREKLGEFLYTKTQRRPMVVPVVIEV